The Lysobacter oculi genomic sequence CCGGCCAGACCAAGCCGGTCTGCCTGCTCGGATTGAAGGTCCATATTCTGGTTGAAGGCGCGACCTTCAACCTGCACACGCGCAAGGCGTCGCCGGGCACCTTGATGACGGAGCGCGATCCGGCCTAACAGGGGAAACACCATGCGCATTCTCAGCCGCAACGTTTACGTGGGTCCATCGCAGTACGCGCGTTTCCCGGTGTTGCGGCTCGAGCTTGATCTGGGGGTGCTGGAAGACTGGCCCACCGCGAAGCTCGGCGCGCCCTTCATCGACGGCCTGCTGGCGGCGTTGCCGAGCCTGGCCGAACACGGTTGTTCGTATCGAGAGCCCGGCGGCTTCGTGCGGCGCATGCGCGAAGGCGAAGGCACGTGGATGGGACATGTGCTGGAACACCTCGCCATCGAGCTGCAGAACGTGGCGGGTGAGGATGTGACGTTCGGCAAGACCCGCGCGGTGGCCGATGGCCGCCCCGGCGTCTACAACGTGGTCTACGAATACGCGCACAAGGAAGAAGGCCTGGCCGCGGGCACGCTGGCGATGCAGCTGATCGAATCGCTGCTGCCCGAAGACCTGCGCACGCCGGGCGGCCTGCCGGCGGACTGGGAGTGGGAATCCGCACGCGACGATTTCATCCGCTACGCGCAGCGGCGCGCACTGGGCCCGTCCACCATGTCGCTGGTGCGCGCGGCGGAGAAACGCGGCATCCCGTGGCTGCGGCTCAACCAGAATTCCTCGCTGATCCAGTTCGGCCACGGCAAGTACCAGCAGCGCATCCAGGCCACGGTCACCGGCCGCACCTCGTACATCGCGGTGGAACTCGCGAGCGACAAGGAGGAGACCAACGGCATCCTCGGCTCGCTCGGCCTGCCGGTGCCCAAACAGCAGCTGGTGACTTCGCAGGCGGATGCGCTGAAGGCCGCACGCAAGCTCGGCGGGCCGGTGGTGCTCAAGCCCTACAACGGCAACCACGGCCGCGGCATCACCATCAACATCACCGAAGACGACGATATCCGCGAGGCCTTCCAGGCCGCGCAGGCGCATTCGCGCTCGGTGATCGTGGAGACCTTCCAGCCCGGCGACGACCATCGCCTGCTGGTGGTGAACGGCGAACTCATCGCCGCCACCAAGCGCACGCCCGGCCACGTGGTCGGCGATGGCACGCATGACATCGCGCAGCTGATCGAACAGGTCAATGCCGATCCGCGTCGCGGCGTCGGCCACGAGAAGGTGCTGACGCGGCTGGAGTTGGACGCGCAGGCGAAACAGATGCTGGAACGCGTCGGCATGGACGAGCACAGCATTCCCGCCGCGGGCGAGCAGGTCTATCTGCGTTCCACCGCCAATCTCTCCACCGGCGGCACCGCGACCGACGTCACCGACATCATCCATCCCGACAACCGCGACATGGCGGTGCGCGCGGTGCAGGCGATCGGGCTGGATGTCGGCGGCGTGGACTTCATCACCCCCAACATCGCGGAAAGCTACAAGCGCATCGGCGGCGCGATCTGCGAAGTGAATGCCGCGCCCGGCTTCCGCATGCACGTGGCGCCCAGCGAAGGCACACCGCGCGATGCCGCCGGGCCGGTCATCGACATGCTGTTC encodes the following:
- the cphA gene encoding cyanophycin synthetase, producing the protein MRILSRNVYVGPSQYARFPVLRLELDLGVLEDWPTAKLGAPFIDGLLAALPSLAEHGCSYREPGGFVRRMREGEGTWMGHVLEHLAIELQNVAGEDVTFGKTRAVADGRPGVYNVVYEYAHKEEGLAAGTLAMQLIESLLPEDLRTPGGLPADWEWESARDDFIRYAQRRALGPSTMSLVRAAEKRGIPWLRLNQNSSLIQFGHGKYQQRIQATVTGRTSYIAVELASDKEETNGILGSLGLPVPKQQLVTSQADALKAARKLGGPVVLKPYNGNHGRGITINITEDDDIREAFQAAQAHSRSVIVETFQPGDDHRLLVVNGELIAATKRTPGHVVGDGTHDIAQLIEQVNADPRRGVGHEKVLTRLELDAQAKQMLERVGMDEHSIPAAGEQVYLRSTANLSTGGTATDVTDIIHPDNRDMAVRAVQAIGLDVGGVDFITPNIAESYKRIGGAICEVNAAPGFRMHVAPSEGTPRDAAGPVIDMLFPQGTPARVPIAAVTGTNGKTTTARMLAHIAKMAGYVPGLTTTDGVYIDGQRTVEGDMTGPVSARMVLSDPHIDIAVLETARGGLVRAGMGVAEVDVGAVLNVQSDHLGLKGVDTLEQLAEVKRIVVESARECAVLNADDPNVLKMSGYTDAKVICYVTTNPSHMLVREHIRAGGRACALEAGVNGQMIALYDKGAHIPLMWTHLIPATLEGKAMHNVQNAMVAAAMAFSIGIKLDAIRHGLRTFDTSFFQAPGRMNVFNEHPFKVIMDYGHNAHAVGMMAELAQQLDVNGRRIVVIAGPGDRRDEDLRAISRAVAGRFDRYIVKRDDGLRGRGPDEVPKILADELLAAGVPADAIEIIPDEQQAVDATLRQGRHGDLILVFADALARTWKQITKYRADGEAAPRQHADAVPAVATALDPAEDDSYDASLMQGVVRDARGLHMEREEND